One genomic window of Myxococcus virescens includes the following:
- a CDS encoding HTH domain-containing protein, translating into MKPKSPPPNLRNQAYQPNTAKLDPARPFPSDQLPQLKEYGVRFLGTPVPVLDPPMLLIDANRVLSTIWTKARYTSVETRTPLEEAVAAGVVQVFAPPELLREVDDEHLSRYQPSTKKPLPFQRVQEARRLLLSSIQIVEPPDVTSPAIERLRARDPKDVSYAQLFEHLKLDSVLSRDADWEVTGYHIVKADDHDLLATLKKYARTVTEEIGRFNVLTTGTFFMVEAVKGAWNFLGRAPPALRWLGRGAMLAVLANPGLYQAVLPKFVEFCEQLQENSRERAQAQQLIERDIKPNPRRLSITDHALRVLVKSSEPLKLPEITQRVRTAGAVSQNKDLGSYLRRQMKHDGRFVEHSDGRWSARDAASSEASPALRPHVLFTQGLLQSWRVKE; encoded by the coding sequence ATGAAACCCAAATCCCCGCCCCCCAACCTGCGAAATCAAGCCTATCAGCCAAACACGGCAAAGCTCGATCCTGCACGTCCGTTTCCATCCGATCAACTCCCCCAACTCAAAGAGTATGGCGTTCGCTTTCTGGGCACCCCTGTTCCTGTGCTCGACCCGCCGATGCTGTTGATTGACGCGAACCGTGTACTCTCGACCATCTGGACAAAGGCTCGATACACGAGCGTCGAGACTCGTACGCCCCTGGAAGAGGCCGTCGCGGCTGGCGTAGTTCAGGTGTTCGCCCCTCCTGAGCTTCTTCGGGAGGTCGACGACGAACACCTCAGCCGCTACCAGCCTTCCACGAAGAAGCCGCTGCCATTTCAGCGTGTCCAGGAGGCGAGGCGATTGCTACTCAGTAGCATCCAAATCGTCGAGCCGCCAGATGTCACCTCGCCGGCCATCGAGCGGCTTCGTGCCAGGGACCCCAAAGATGTTTCATATGCCCAGCTCTTCGAGCACCTCAAGCTTGACTCAGTGCTCTCGCGAGATGCCGACTGGGAGGTCACGGGTTATCACATCGTCAAGGCCGATGACCACGACCTGCTCGCGACGCTGAAGAAGTATGCACGCACTGTCACTGAGGAAATTGGCCGATTCAATGTACTGACTACTGGAACCTTTTTCATGGTTGAAGCGGTCAAGGGCGCATGGAACTTCCTAGGCCGTGCGCCACCGGCGCTCCGTTGGCTCGGACGGGGAGCTATGCTTGCCGTCTTAGCGAACCCTGGGCTTTACCAAGCCGTGCTGCCAAAATTTGTCGAGTTTTGCGAGCAACTCCAAGAAAACAGCCGAGAGCGCGCCCAAGCTCAACAGCTCATTGAGCGCGACATTAAGCCGAATCCTCGCCGATTGAGCATCACGGACCACGCATTGCGCGTGCTTGTAAAATCCAGTGAGCCGCTTAAACTACCTGAGATCACGCAGCGAGTCCGTACGGCAGGAGCCGTTAGCCAAAACAAGGACCTGGGGAGCTATCTACGCCGGCAGATGAAACACGACGGGAGGTTCGTTGAACACTCCGACGGCCGGTGGTCGGCGCGCGATGCCGCCTCATCCGAGGCATCCCCGGCGCTGCGTCCGCATGTCCTCTTTACACAGGGGCTCCTCCAGAGCTGGCGAGTCAAAGAGTGA
- a CDS encoding RCC1 domain-containing protein — MQSGSRSGLVLLALGLVLVLAGCEAQTRLAPEGSAQVVVTVPWALSANDVTRVELTVSGAGMTTRTDALVKTGEQWGGVLGQLPAGPGRHFSAQAFDSSNTVRYSGEVTSVTIQAGQTAAVTLLMQEVNAPPPFDNAAPRILSLVVSLGTVSPGGQVALYATADDPNAEDTLTIAWTASTGSFSAPSSLTSTWTAPATPGQVVLMLTVTDSKGASTSLSATVTVSTGIGQAAVNVSFNTWPIVARVTALPSSVAVGQATQVMASASDSDGDALSYQWTASCAGTWADANSATASFTPSGVPSGGTCKLTVIARDGRGGQGQGSLTIYVSSSPGSARFPPEVVESFQSVASMPAVGGTVVFRARAKDAQGSALTFTWATSTGTLGTPTSTATTSEVLWTAPFCVTEGSLPTVTATVTNALGLSASYVFALQGGAVCSAAVSGGWCTSFFLKEDGTLWAWGRNEYGQLGDGTTTARFTPVQVHGLTGVAAVAAGNSSHSAALKADGTVWTWGYNGNGALGDGTTTNRATPAQVQGLTGVVAVAVGGHTVAVKSDGTVWAWGWNEKGQLGDGTTTGRLTPVQVKGLTGVVAVAATSYHTVAVKSDGTVWAWGWNEDGQLGDGTTTDRLTPVQVQGLTGVTAVAVGYYHNVALRSDGTVWAWGWNNYGQLGDGATTNRSAPVQVQELTGVLTVAGGAGHSVALKSDGTVWSWGSNTYGQLGDGAWTNSFVPVKAQNLTGVVAVSTHSLHTLAMRSDGTVWAWGLNAHGELGEAPETYRSTPGRVQGF, encoded by the coding sequence ATGCAGAGTGGAAGTCGAAGTGGGCTGGTGTTGCTGGCCCTGGGCCTGGTGCTGGTGCTGGCCGGGTGCGAGGCGCAAACACGGCTGGCGCCAGAGGGCAGCGCGCAGGTCGTGGTGACGGTGCCGTGGGCACTGAGTGCCAATGATGTCACGCGCGTGGAACTCACGGTGTCCGGGGCGGGCATGACGACGCGCACGGATGCACTGGTGAAGACGGGCGAGCAGTGGGGTGGGGTGCTAGGCCAACTGCCCGCTGGCCCTGGACGCCACTTCAGCGCGCAGGCCTTCGACTCCTCCAACACGGTGCGCTACTCAGGCGAGGTGACGTCCGTAACCATCCAGGCCGGCCAGACGGCGGCCGTCACCCTGCTGATGCAGGAGGTGAATGCGCCTCCTCCCTTCGACAACGCCGCGCCGCGCATTCTCTCCCTGGTGGTCAGCCTCGGCACCGTCTCCCCGGGCGGCCAAGTGGCCCTCTACGCCACCGCGGACGACCCGAATGCCGAGGACACCCTCACCATCGCCTGGACGGCCAGCACTGGCAGCTTCAGCGCCCCATCCAGCCTCACCAGCACCTGGACGGCCCCAGCCACGCCGGGCCAGGTGGTGCTGATGCTTACCGTTACGGACTCCAAGGGCGCCAGCACCTCGCTGAGCGCCACCGTCACAGTGAGCACCGGCATCGGGCAGGCCGCCGTTAACGTCTCCTTCAACACCTGGCCCATCGTGGCCAGGGTGACGGCCCTGCCTTCCTCCGTTGCTGTCGGCCAGGCCACCCAGGTGATGGCCTCCGCCAGTGACTCCGACGGGGACGCCCTCAGCTACCAGTGGACTGCCAGCTGCGCCGGCACCTGGGCCGATGCCAACTCCGCCACCGCCAGCTTCACGCCTTCGGGGGTGCCCTCGGGCGGCACGTGCAAACTCACAGTGATAGCGAGAGACGGACGGGGCGGCCAGGGCCAGGGCAGCCTCACCATTTACGTCTCCTCCTCGCCCGGCAGCGCGCGCTTTCCGCCCGAGGTGGTGGAGTCCTTCCAGTCCGTTGCCTCAATGCCGGCGGTTGGCGGCACCGTCGTCTTCCGCGCGAGGGCGAAGGATGCGCAGGGCAGCGCTCTCACCTTCACCTGGGCCACTAGCACTGGCACCCTGGGCACCCCCACCAGCACCGCCACGACCAGCGAAGTCCTCTGGACGGCTCCTTTCTGCGTCACCGAGGGAAGCCTTCCCACGGTGACGGCCACCGTCACCAACGCGCTAGGCCTCTCCGCATCCTATGTCTTCGCCCTCCAGGGCGGCGCCGTCTGCAGCGCCGCCGTGTCGGGTGGCTGGTGCACTTCGTTCTTCTTGAAGGAGGATGGTACCCTCTGGGCCTGGGGCCGGAACGAATATGGCCAACTGGGCGACGGGACGACGACGGCCCGCTTTACGCCGGTGCAGGTGCATGGCCTCACGGGCGTGGCCGCCGTCGCTGCGGGCAATAGCTCCCACTCCGCAGCGCTGAAAGCGGACGGCACCGTCTGGACCTGGGGCTACAACGGCAACGGCGCGCTGGGCGACGGGACGACGACGAATCGAGCCACGCCGGCTCAAGTACAGGGCCTCACCGGCGTAGTCGCCGTTGCTGTGGGGGGCCACACCGTAGCAGTAAAGTCGGACGGCACCGTCTGGGCCTGGGGCTGGAACGAAAAAGGCCAACTGGGCGACGGGACGACGACGGGCCGCCTTACGCCGGTGCAGGTGAAGGGCCTCACCGGCGTGGTCGCCGTCGCGGCAACCTCGTACCACACCGTAGCGGTGAAGTCGGACGGCACCGTCTGGGCCTGGGGCTGGAACGAGGATGGTCAGCTGGGTGACGGGACGACAACGGACCGCCTCACGCCAGTTCAAGTACAGGGCCTCACCGGGGTGACTGCCGTCGCCGTTGGTTACTACCACAACGTGGCGTTGAGGTCGGACGGCACCGTCTGGGCCTGGGGTTGGAACAATTACGGCCAGTTGGGCGATGGGGCGACGACGAATCGCTCCGCACCGGTTCAAGTACAGGAACTCACCGGGGTATTGACTGTAGCTGGTGGCGCTGGCCACTCCGTGGCGTTGAAGTCGGACGGCACCGTCTGGAGCTGGGGCAGCAACACCTACGGTCAGTTGGGTGACGGGGCGTGGACGAACAGTTTTGTGCCGGTGAAGGCGCAGAACCTCACTGGAGTGGTCGCCGTCTCCACTCATAGCCTTCACACTCTGGCGATGAGGTCGGACGGCACCGTCTGGGCCTGGGGCCTCAACGCCCATGGCGAACTGGGCGAGGCGCCAGAGACGTACCGCTCAACGCCAGGGCGGGTGCAAGGCTTTTAG
- a CDS encoding pirin family protein yields MTLGLRLATRRTFLLGGSALFASACSRTRSRGEAVPNLKHRALDSLPTTTLSWLTLRDHFVATVGARAGEGHPLGSLLVLADATFSPRSRFPLHPHREMEILSIVLNGDLSHHGDQAHGATVSARSAQLISARDGMVHAEGNDTDAPTRMLQIWFEPTSRGGTPAYFHRSFAERGRHLLAGDAEMPLRADARVWWHDLEPGTIERLSTAPQRRGYLLAMTSPLHVVASGDPARAIRLEMGEGLVVEGGAVDLSADIAGAALWLDIA; encoded by the coding sequence ATGACGCTCGGACTGCGATTGGCCACGCGACGCACCTTCCTCCTCGGGGGAAGCGCGCTGTTCGCGAGTGCCTGCTCGCGCACCCGGTCTCGCGGAGAAGCTGTGCCCAACCTCAAACATCGCGCCCTCGACTCGCTCCCCACCACCACGTTGTCGTGGCTCACCCTGCGCGATCACTTCGTGGCCACCGTCGGCGCGCGGGCTGGAGAAGGCCACCCACTCGGCTCTCTGCTGGTGCTGGCGGACGCCACCTTCTCGCCCCGCTCGCGCTTCCCGCTGCATCCTCACCGCGAGATGGAGATCCTCAGCATCGTGCTGAACGGAGACCTCTCGCATCACGGAGACCAGGCCCACGGCGCGACGGTCAGCGCGCGCTCGGCGCAGTTGATCTCCGCGCGCGACGGCATGGTGCATGCCGAGGGCAACGACACCGACGCTCCCACGCGCATGCTGCAGATCTGGTTCGAGCCGACCTCTCGCGGAGGGACGCCCGCTTACTTTCATCGCAGCTTCGCTGAACGAGGACGACATCTCCTCGCCGGTGACGCCGAGATGCCCTTGCGCGCCGACGCGCGCGTCTGGTGGCACGATCTCGAACCGGGGACCATCGAACGACTCTCCACGGCGCCACAGCGGCGAGGCTATCTGCTCGCGATGACGAGTCCGCTCCACGTCGTCGCCTCGGGAGACCCGGCCCGAGCCATTCGCCTGGAGATGGGGGAGGGGCTGGTGGTCGAAGGCGGGGCGGTCGACCTCTCCGCCGATATCGCAGGCGCCGCGCTCTGGCTCGACATCGCCTGA
- a CDS encoding LysR family transcriptional regulator yields the protein MHITWDELQTIEALVRLENLEAAARELSLRHSSVSRRIAGLESRLGAALFVRGPRLTPTELARQVAKRAEAMRDVAANIESALRAHQRRRANRLVITTNDVLAPLLFQALANDAASQARVEVLISDTELSLGAGEVDLALRPSQDPSGVLMGKRLGALRLGVYRAPEAQPGWVMPSASLRARLSMRWWRHVPEDDGAAVTCSSLLGVRDACRAGFGRAVLPCFLAQHDAALRLEHELEGGPPLWLLSSASQKADRQLRAVCNALFATLRTIDGVFHT from the coding sequence ATGCACATCACTTGGGACGAGTTGCAGACGATCGAAGCGCTGGTTCGGCTCGAAAACCTCGAGGCCGCAGCGCGTGAACTGTCGCTCCGTCACTCCTCGGTCTCCAGGCGCATCGCAGGGCTAGAGTCGCGCCTCGGCGCTGCGCTCTTCGTACGAGGGCCACGCCTCACGCCAACGGAGCTCGCACGACAAGTGGCGAAACGCGCCGAGGCCATGCGTGACGTCGCAGCGAACATCGAGTCCGCGCTGCGCGCACACCAACGGCGTCGAGCGAACCGCCTGGTCATCACCACCAATGACGTCCTAGCGCCGCTCCTCTTCCAAGCGCTCGCCAACGACGCCGCCTCGCAAGCGAGGGTTGAAGTGCTCATCAGCGACACCGAGCTGTCCCTCGGCGCTGGGGAGGTCGACCTCGCGCTTCGCCCCTCGCAAGACCCGAGCGGAGTACTGATGGGAAAGCGGCTAGGGGCGCTACGGTTGGGCGTCTATCGAGCACCCGAGGCGCAACCGGGCTGGGTGATGCCGAGCGCGTCGCTGCGAGCGCGGTTGTCCATGCGCTGGTGGCGACATGTGCCCGAGGACGACGGCGCAGCCGTCACCTGCAGCTCGCTGCTCGGCGTGCGAGACGCCTGCCGTGCGGGCTTCGGGCGCGCTGTCCTCCCGTGCTTTCTTGCCCAACACGACGCGGCCCTTCGGTTGGAACATGAGCTGGAGGGTGGGCCTCCTCTCTGGCTGCTGTCTTCGGCGTCGCAGAAGGCAGATCGTCAACTCCGGGCGGTGTGCAATGCGCTCTTTGCCACGCTCCGCACCATCGATGGAGTGTTCCACACGTAG
- the rlmN gene encoding 23S rRNA (adenine(2503)-C(2))-methyltransferase RlmN, which translates to MHRSTVNELPHPPPGILAEVHSFLRGLGAPLYRYHQLVTAFQRGAQSFHEVRDLPSDLRQQLVARFGLTVLPLDVEAVRTGEQVEKVLFRTRTGARVETVLSRYRAGWSSVCVSTQAGCGLACSFCATGALGLERNLSVDEICAQVVHQRWSLEPGGAPKSVAFMGMGEALANPNVLTALSVLTAPGYGGLSPRRITVSTVGLAPALATLTEEHPQVTLTLSVHSPFPEQRAQLIPLERRYPLEENLAILDRHVLRARRKTYLAYLLIEGINDSEAHLVALARLVQRRSRPELFHVSVIRYNAAFGADPSFRAPASSKVDDFVARLHRLGVGATRRQQFGADIDAACGQLRAESLVRLGRRRPSGDPRG; encoded by the coding sequence ATGCATCGCAGCACCGTAAACGAACTCCCACACCCTCCTCCGGGGATCCTCGCCGAGGTTCACTCCTTCCTGCGCGGGCTCGGTGCGCCTCTGTATCGTTACCACCAGTTGGTGACGGCATTTCAGCGCGGCGCCCAGAGTTTCCACGAGGTCCGCGACCTGCCGAGCGACCTCCGGCAACAGCTCGTCGCCCGCTTCGGGCTGACCGTCCTTCCCCTCGATGTCGAAGCAGTGCGTACGGGAGAGCAGGTTGAGAAGGTGCTCTTCCGCACGCGAACTGGTGCGCGTGTCGAGACAGTTCTCTCGCGCTACCGCGCTGGCTGGTCCTCGGTCTGCGTGTCCACTCAGGCAGGCTGCGGTCTCGCTTGTTCGTTCTGCGCCACGGGCGCCTTGGGGCTCGAGCGCAACCTGAGCGTCGACGAGATTTGCGCTCAAGTCGTGCACCAGCGCTGGAGTTTGGAGCCGGGCGGCGCTCCGAAAAGCGTCGCGTTCATGGGGATGGGCGAGGCTCTCGCCAACCCGAACGTGCTCACTGCGCTGAGCGTGCTCACGGCGCCGGGCTATGGTGGGCTGTCACCGCGTCGAATCACCGTCTCGACGGTTGGCCTCGCGCCGGCCCTTGCGACGCTCACCGAGGAGCACCCGCAGGTCACCCTTACGCTCTCGGTTCATTCTCCGTTCCCCGAGCAACGCGCACAGCTTATTCCGCTCGAGCGTCGGTACCCCCTCGAGGAGAATCTCGCGATCCTGGATCGACATGTTCTGCGCGCACGGCGGAAGACCTACTTGGCGTATCTGCTGATCGAAGGTATCAACGATTCCGAGGCACATCTCGTTGCGCTCGCGCGACTCGTGCAGCGGCGATCCAGGCCTGAGCTCTTTCACGTCAGTGTCATCCGCTACAATGCGGCCTTCGGGGCAGACCCGTCGTTCCGGGCCCCAGCGTCCTCGAAGGTCGACGACTTCGTGGCGCGGTTGCATCGCCTGGGTGTCGGGGCGACGCGACGACAGCAGTTCGGGGCAGACATAGACGCGGCGTGCGGTCAGTTGCGCGCTGAATCGCTGGTCCGCCTCGGTCGACGCCGCCCCTCCGGCGACCCGCGTGGATGA
- a CDS encoding family 2B encapsulin nanocompartment shell protein has translation MANPDKDLAANEGTSLSTAGARQLATTTKTQPVMQGISPRYLLSILPWVQVSGGTYRVNRRLTYTVGDDRLNFSNIGVKVEIIPQELLKLPLMRGFQDVDDLLIRTLAGRFTQQQYKAGDTIVEAGRSAEHVILIAHGKAQKLTAGKYGDPVVLETLADGDHFGDQAVVESNDVWPFTVKAVTACTVMALPQDTFESLITQSPALKAHVERYKANLKKPQDKAGQAAIPLTAGHHGEPIITGGFVDYELKPREYELSVAQTILRVHTRVSDIFNDPMNQTQEQLRLTIEALKERKEWELINNPEFGLLHNADLKQRIHTRSGPPTPDDMDELVSRRRKTRYFLAHPRAIAAFGRECNKRGLYPTVVDVGGAKFQAWRGVPILPCDKLPITRENTTSIIAMRIGQEDQGVVGLHNAGIPDEVEPSLTVKRMAINDQALTQYLVSTYYSAAVLVPDALGVLENVALGG, from the coding sequence ATGGCGAATCCAGACAAGGACCTGGCGGCGAACGAAGGCACCAGCCTGAGCACGGCCGGCGCCCGCCAGCTCGCGACGACCACCAAGACGCAGCCGGTGATGCAGGGCATCTCGCCCCGCTACCTGCTGAGCATCCTGCCCTGGGTGCAGGTGTCCGGCGGCACGTACCGCGTGAACCGGCGGCTGACGTACACCGTGGGCGACGACCGGCTGAACTTCAGCAACATCGGCGTCAAGGTGGAGATCATCCCGCAGGAGCTACTCAAGCTGCCGCTGATGCGGGGCTTCCAGGACGTGGATGACCTGCTCATCCGCACGCTGGCGGGCCGCTTCACCCAGCAGCAGTACAAGGCGGGGGACACCATCGTGGAGGCGGGCAGGTCCGCCGAGCACGTCATCCTCATCGCCCACGGCAAGGCGCAGAAGCTGACGGCCGGCAAGTACGGCGACCCCGTGGTGCTGGAGACGCTGGCGGACGGCGACCACTTCGGCGACCAGGCGGTGGTGGAGTCGAACGACGTGTGGCCCTTCACCGTCAAGGCCGTCACGGCCTGCACGGTGATGGCGCTGCCGCAGGATACGTTCGAGTCCCTCATCACCCAGTCCCCGGCGCTGAAGGCGCACGTGGAGCGCTACAAGGCGAACCTGAAGAAGCCCCAGGACAAGGCGGGCCAGGCGGCCATCCCGCTGACGGCGGGCCACCACGGCGAGCCGATCATCACCGGCGGCTTCGTGGACTACGAGCTGAAGCCGCGCGAGTACGAGCTGAGCGTGGCGCAGACCATCCTGCGCGTGCACACCCGCGTGTCGGACATCTTCAACGACCCGATGAACCAGACGCAGGAGCAGTTGCGGCTGACCATCGAGGCGCTGAAGGAGCGCAAGGAGTGGGAGCTCATCAACAACCCCGAGTTCGGCCTGCTGCACAACGCCGACCTCAAGCAGCGCATCCACACCCGCTCGGGGCCCCCGACGCCGGACGACATGGACGAGCTGGTGTCGCGCCGTCGCAAGACGCGCTACTTCCTGGCCCACCCGCGCGCCATCGCGGCGTTCGGCCGGGAGTGCAACAAGCGCGGTCTGTACCCGACGGTGGTGGACGTGGGCGGGGCGAAGTTCCAGGCGTGGCGCGGGGTGCCCATCCTCCCGTGCGACAAGCTGCCCATCACCCGGGAGAACACCACCTCCATCATCGCCATGCGCATCGGTCAGGAAGACCAGGGCGTGGTGGGCCTGCACAACGCGGGCATCCCCGACGAGGTGGAGCCGAGCCTCACCGTGAAGCGCATGGCCATCAACGACCAGGCCCTCACCCAGTACCTGGTGAGCACCTACTACTCCGCCGCCGTGCTCGTCCCCGACGCGCTGGGCGTCCTGGAGAACGTGGCGCTCGGCGGCTGA
- a CDS encoding family 2B encapsulin nanocompartment shell protein, translating into MSNDIKKFDDNNQSLGTQAARQLATTTKSEPQMQGISSRWLLKLLPWVQVSGGTFRVNRRMTYAVGDGRVTFTSTGAKVQVIPQELGELPLLRGYEDVDALTALANRFEQKEFKAGEVITEAGKEADSIVLIAHGKVNRIGRGKYGEAVVLETLADGDHYSYQALLESQDYWQFTAKAVTPVIALILQQSAFEAVVAQVPSLQKHIEKFKARSKKKQDTAGQKAIELAAGHHGEPVLPGTFVDYETHPREYELAVAQTVLQIHTRVADLFNDPMNQTQQQLRLTVEALKERKEHELINNREFGLLHNADLKQRIHTRSGAPTPDDMDELLATVWKEPSFFLAHPRAIAAFGQECNKRGIYPTSIDMNGNMVPAWRGIPIVSCNKLPISESRTTSIMLMRAGEKNQGVVGLHQAGIPDEIEPSLNVRFMGINEKAIMNYLVTAYFSAAVLTPDALGILESVELGRS; encoded by the coding sequence ATGTCCAACGACATCAAGAAGTTCGACGACAACAACCAGAGCCTCGGCACGCAGGCGGCGCGTCAGCTGGCGACGACGACCAAGTCCGAGCCGCAGATGCAGGGCATCTCCTCGCGGTGGCTGCTCAAGCTGCTGCCGTGGGTGCAGGTGTCCGGCGGTACGTTCCGCGTCAACCGCCGCATGACCTACGCGGTGGGGGACGGCCGCGTCACCTTCACCAGCACCGGCGCCAAGGTGCAGGTGATTCCGCAGGAGCTGGGCGAGCTGCCCCTGCTGCGCGGCTACGAGGACGTGGACGCGCTCACCGCGCTGGCCAACCGCTTCGAGCAGAAGGAGTTCAAGGCTGGTGAGGTCATCACCGAGGCCGGCAAGGAAGCGGACTCCATCGTCCTCATCGCGCACGGCAAGGTGAACCGCATCGGCCGCGGCAAGTACGGTGAGGCGGTGGTGCTGGAGACGCTGGCGGACGGCGACCACTACAGCTACCAGGCGCTGCTGGAGTCGCAGGACTACTGGCAGTTCACGGCCAAGGCCGTCACGCCGGTCATCGCGCTCATCCTCCAGCAGTCCGCCTTCGAGGCGGTGGTGGCGCAGGTGCCGTCGCTGCAGAAGCACATCGAGAAGTTCAAGGCCCGCTCCAAGAAGAAGCAGGACACCGCCGGCCAGAAGGCCATCGAGCTGGCCGCCGGCCACCACGGCGAGCCGGTGCTGCCCGGCACCTTCGTGGACTACGAGACGCACCCGCGCGAGTACGAGCTGGCCGTCGCGCAGACCGTCCTCCAGATCCACACGCGCGTCGCGGACCTCTTCAACGACCCCATGAACCAGACCCAGCAGCAGCTGCGGCTGACCGTGGAGGCGCTGAAGGAGCGCAAGGAGCACGAGCTCATCAACAACCGCGAGTTCGGCCTGCTGCACAACGCGGACCTCAAGCAGCGCATCCACACCCGCTCTGGCGCGCCGACGCCGGACGACATGGACGAGCTCCTGGCCACGGTGTGGAAGGAGCCGTCGTTCTTCCTGGCCCACCCGCGCGCCATCGCCGCGTTCGGGCAGGAGTGCAACAAGCGCGGCATCTACCCCACCAGCATCGACATGAACGGGAACATGGTGCCCGCGTGGCGCGGCATCCCCATCGTGTCCTGCAACAAGCTGCCCATCAGCGAGTCGCGCACCACGTCCATCATGCTGATGCGCGCGGGTGAGAAGAACCAGGGCGTCGTGGGCCTGCACCAGGCGGGCATCCCGGATGAGATCGAGCCCAGCCTCAACGTCCGGTTCATGGGCATCAACGAGAAGGCCATCATGAACTACCTGGTGACCGCGTACTTCTCCGCGGCGGTGCTCACGCCGGACGCGCTGGGCATCCTGGAGAGCGTGGAGCTGGGCCGCTCCTAG